A part of Brassica napus cultivar Da-Ae unplaced genomic scaffold, Da-Ae ScsIHWf_2634;HRSCAF=3386, whole genome shotgun sequence genomic DNA contains:
- the LOC125601715 gene encoding rac-like GTP-binding protein ARAC10 isoform X1: MASSASKFIKCVTVGDGAVGKTCMLICYTSNKFPTDYIPTVFDNFSANVVVEGTTVNLGLWDTAGQEDYNRLRPLSYRGADVFVLSFSLVSRASYENVFKKWIPELQHFAPGVPLVLVGTKLGKKLSNILPNIQIYLHMILTTFYLDLREDRHYLADHPGLSPVTTAQGEELRKLIGATYYIECSSKTQQNVKAVFDSAIKEVIKPVVKQKEKTKKKKKQKSTHGCLSSILCGRMVTRH, translated from the exons ATGGCTTCAAGTGCTTCAAAGTTCATAAAATGCGTGACTGTTGGAGATGGCGCCGTTGGTAAAACCTGTATGCTCATCTGCTACACCAGCAACAAATTCCCTACT GACTACATACCAACAGTTTTCGACAACTTTAGTGCAAACGTTGTAGTTGAAGGCACCACTGTTAATCTAGGACTATGGGACACTGCTG GGCAAGAAGACTATAATAGATTAAGGCCTTTAAGTTACAGAGGAGCAGATGTTTTCGTCTTGTCTTTCTCATTGGTCAGCCGAGCTAGCTACGAGAATGTCTTTAAAAAG TGGATCCCTGAACTCCAGCACTTTGCCCCAGGTGTTCCATTAGTCCTTGTTGGTACCAAATTAGGTAAGAAACTGAGTAACATTTTACCAAACATTCAGATATATTTACATATGATTCTTACAACATTTTACTTAGATCTCCGCGAAGATAGGCACTATTTGGCTGACCATCCTGGACTATCTCCTGTAACCACTGCACAG GGAGAGGAACTGCGTAAGCTAATTGGCGCTACATATTACATTGAATGCAGCTCAAAAACTCAACAG AACGTGAAAGCAGTTTTTGATTCTGCAATCAAGGAAGTGATCAAACCTGTGGTTAAACAAAAGGAGAAGactaagaaaaagaagaagcaaaagtcAACACATGGGTGTTTATC AAGCATTCTGTGTGGGAGGATGGTGACTCGgcattga
- the LOC125601715 gene encoding rac-like GTP-binding protein ARAC10 isoform X4 codes for MASSASKFIKCVTVGDGAVGKTCMLICYTSNKFPTDYIPTVFDNFSANVVVEGTTVNLGLWDTAGQEDYNRLRPLSYRGADVFVLSFSLVSRASYENVFKKWIPELQHFAPGVPLVLVGTKLDLREDRHYLADHPGLSPVTTAQGEELRKLIGATYYIECSSKTQQNVKAVFDSAIKEVIKPVVKQKEKTKKKKKQKSTHGCLSILCGRMVTRH; via the exons ATGGCTTCAAGTGCTTCAAAGTTCATAAAATGCGTGACTGTTGGAGATGGCGCCGTTGGTAAAACCTGTATGCTCATCTGCTACACCAGCAACAAATTCCCTACT GACTACATACCAACAGTTTTCGACAACTTTAGTGCAAACGTTGTAGTTGAAGGCACCACTGTTAATCTAGGACTATGGGACACTGCTG GGCAAGAAGACTATAATAGATTAAGGCCTTTAAGTTACAGAGGAGCAGATGTTTTCGTCTTGTCTTTCTCATTGGTCAGCCGAGCTAGCTACGAGAATGTCTTTAAAAAG TGGATCCCTGAACTCCAGCACTTTGCCCCAGGTGTTCCATTAGTCCTTGTTGGTACCAAATTAG ATCTCCGCGAAGATAGGCACTATTTGGCTGACCATCCTGGACTATCTCCTGTAACCACTGCACAG GGAGAGGAACTGCGTAAGCTAATTGGCGCTACATATTACATTGAATGCAGCTCAAAAACTCAACAG AACGTGAAAGCAGTTTTTGATTCTGCAATCAAGGAAGTGATCAAACCTGTGGTTAAACAAAAGGAGAAGactaagaaaaagaagaagcaaaagtcAACACATGGGTGTTTATC CATTCTGTGTGGGAGGATGGTGACTCGgcattga
- the LOC111207883 gene encoding uncharacterized protein LOC111207883, which produces MSGKNDAAKTGKIAVWWDMKDCPVPEGIDDHRVRPSIEGAFKEQGYSGPVSITAYGDQKQTPCEHVLRALSSTGVAVVHIGSESTCAVMYLDMVKWREDNPPPATMMIITNQMLDVFNWDLARLQQRTSYNIFLAYSIRPVAALFVYTRKEWLWEKLLHGTTSTSVDTAGELSTVFHCEFCSLDCQSVKSFKKHLSTKKHAIEEVLNPQPTQLISVTKRWGKNYAATPEYATAKIHVSWDMSECPIPDGYDARRVRPSLEGAFKELGYSGPVSITAFGDHKQTPERHLHALSSTGIDVAHALPEFIYSRMFDDLKLWRDNNPTPTTMMIISDGAEYLLGGSLARLKQLKKYNLFWAYSFRPWKMSVMLTSAEWLWDSLLAVEVVKALLSLPECFIAKCASLSANAWINS; this is translated from the exons ATGAGTGGGAAGAACGATGCGGCGAAGACAGGCAAAATAGCGGTGTGGTGGGACATGAAGGACTGTCCggttccagagggtattgatGATCATCGTGTCCGTCCGAGTATAGAAGGTGCCTTCAAGGAACAAGGCTACTCTGGTCCTGTCTCCATCACAGCCTATGGCGACCAAAAACAAACCCC GTGTGAACACGTGCTACGAGCTCTATCTTCCACTGGAGTCGCGGTGGTACATATCGGATCTG AAAGCACGTGCGCAGTCATGTACCTTGATATGGTGAAATGGCGAGAGGATAATCCTCCTCCGGCTACAATGATGATCATAACCAATCAGATGCTAGATGTCTTCAACTGGGATCTGGCCCGGCTACAACAACGCACGAGTTACAACATTTTTCTGGCTTATTCAATTAGGCCTGTCGCAGCATTGTTCGTGTACACTCGCAAAGAGTGGCTCTGGGAAAAATTACTACATGGGACGACGTCGACAAGCGTAGACACGGCGGGTGAATTATCTACCGTGTTTCATTGCGAATTTTGCTCTTTGGATTGCCAAAGCGTGAAGAGTTTCAAAAAGCATCTCTCCACTAAAAAGCATGCAATAGAA GAGGTGTTAAACCCTCAGCCTACACAACTTATATCTGTAACGAAGAGGTGGGGGAAGAACTATGCTGCGACGCCTGAATATGCGACAGCTAAAATCCATGTGAGTTGGGACATGTCTGAGTGTCCTATTCCCGACGGTTATGATGCTCGTCGGGTCCGTCCCAGTTTGGAAGGAGCTTTCAAGGAACTAGGCTACTCTGGTCCTGTCTCCATCACTGCCTTTGGTGACCATAAACAAACCCCTGAACGCCACCTTCATGCCCTCTCTTCCACTGGAATCGATGTTGCACATGCCCTTCCGg AATTCATATACAGTCGCATGTTTGATGATTTGAAGCTATGGCGAGATAACAATCCTACTCCGACTACAATGATGATCATATCGGATGGGGCTGAATATTTGTTAGGAGGTAGTCTTGCCAGGCTAAAACAACTAAAGAAATACAACCTGTTTTGGGCTTATTCTTTTAGGCCTTGGAAAATGTCAGTCATGCTCACTTCTGCCGAGTGGCTCTGGGATAGCTTACTTGCAG TGGAAGTAGTGAAAGCGTTGTTGAGTCTACCGGAATGTTTTATTGCAAAATGTGCTTCTCTAAGCGCAAACGCCTGGATAAATTCATGA
- the LOC125601715 gene encoding rac-like GTP-binding protein ARAC10 isoform X3: MASSASKFIKCVTVGDGAVGKTCMLICYTSNKFPTDYIPTVFDNFSANVVVEGTTVNLGLWDTAGQEDYNRLRPLSYRGADVFVLSFSLVSRASYENVFKKWIPELQHFAPGVPLVLVGTKLDLREDRHYLADHPGLSPVTTAQGEELRKLIGATYYIECSSKTQQNVKAVFDSAIKEVIKPVVKQKEKTKKKKKQKSTHGCLSSILCGRMVTRH; the protein is encoded by the exons ATGGCTTCAAGTGCTTCAAAGTTCATAAAATGCGTGACTGTTGGAGATGGCGCCGTTGGTAAAACCTGTATGCTCATCTGCTACACCAGCAACAAATTCCCTACT GACTACATACCAACAGTTTTCGACAACTTTAGTGCAAACGTTGTAGTTGAAGGCACCACTGTTAATCTAGGACTATGGGACACTGCTG GGCAAGAAGACTATAATAGATTAAGGCCTTTAAGTTACAGAGGAGCAGATGTTTTCGTCTTGTCTTTCTCATTGGTCAGCCGAGCTAGCTACGAGAATGTCTTTAAAAAG TGGATCCCTGAACTCCAGCACTTTGCCCCAGGTGTTCCATTAGTCCTTGTTGGTACCAAATTAG ATCTCCGCGAAGATAGGCACTATTTGGCTGACCATCCTGGACTATCTCCTGTAACCACTGCACAG GGAGAGGAACTGCGTAAGCTAATTGGCGCTACATATTACATTGAATGCAGCTCAAAAACTCAACAG AACGTGAAAGCAGTTTTTGATTCTGCAATCAAGGAAGTGATCAAACCTGTGGTTAAACAAAAGGAGAAGactaagaaaaagaagaagcaaaagtcAACACATGGGTGTTTATC AAGCATTCTGTGTGGGAGGATGGTGACTCGgcattga
- the LOC125601714 gene encoding nucleobase-ascorbate transporter 6-like, translating to MAGGGAPAAKADEPQPHPPKDQLPNISYCITSPPPWPEAILLGFQHYLVMLGTTVLIPTALVPQMSGGYEEKAKMIQTILFVAGINTLLQTTFGTRLPAVIGASYTFVPTTISIILSGRFSDTSNPVDRFESIMRATQGALIVASTLQMILGFSGLWRNVVRFLSPISAVPLVGLVGFGLYEFGFPGVAKCIEIGLPELLILVFVSQYLPHVIKSGKNVFDRFAVIFAVVIVWIYAHLLTVGGAYNGAAPTTQTSCRTDRAGIIGAAPWIRVPWPFQWGAPSFDAGEAFAMMMASFVALVESTGGFIAVSRYASATMLPPSILSRGIGWQGVAILISGLFGTGAGSSVSIENAGLLALTRVGSRRVVQIAAGFMIFFSILGKFGAVFASIPAPIIAALYCLFFAYVGAGGLSFLQFCNLNSFRTKFILGFSVFLGLSIPQYFNEYTAIKGYGPVHTGARWFNDMVNVPFSSEPFVAGAVAFFLDNTLHKKDSSIRKDRGKHWWDKFRSFRGDTRSEEFYSLPFNLNKYFPSV from the exons ATGGCAGGTGGTGGAGCTCCAGCAGCGAAAGCAGACGAACCACAACCACATCCTCCAAAAGATCAGCTCCCCAACATCTCTTACTGCATCACCAGTCCTCCTCCTTGGC CTGAAGCTATTCTACTTGGGTTCCAACACTACCTTGTAATGCTTGGGACTACAGTTCTCATTCCTACTGCTCTTGTTCCTCAGATGAGTGGTGGTTAT GAAGAGAAGGCAAAGATGATTCAGACCATTCTCTTTGTCGCCGGCATCAACACACTGCTCCAGACAACTTTTGGGACAAGATTGCCTGCTGTTATTGGAGCTTCTTACACTTTTGTGCCGACCACCATATCCATCATCCTCTCCGGCAGATTCAGTGATACCTCAAACCCTGTAGAT CGGTTTGAGAGTATTATGAGAGCAACACAAGGCGCATTGATTGTTGCTTCAACCCTGCAGATGATTCTTGGTTTCAGTGGTCTCTGGCGCAATGTTGTTAG GTTCTTAAGTCCTATCTCAGCTGTTCCACTGGTGGGTCTAGTTGGATTTGGGCTGTATGAGTTTGGTTTCCCAGGG GTTGCTAAGTGCATAGAGATTGGTCTGCCTGAGCTTCTTATTCTAGTCTTTGTTTCACAG TATCTGCCTCATGTGATCAAGTCAGGGAAGAATGTGTTTGACCGGTTTGCTGTGATATTTGCGGTTGTGATTGTGTGGATCTATGCTCACCTTCTTACGGTTGGTGGAGCCTACAATGGCGCTGCACCAACTACGCAAACAAGCTGCCGAACTGACCGTGCTGGCATCATAGGTGCTGCACCTTG gATAAGAGTTCCATGGCCATTCCAGTGGGGTGCTCCTTCGTTTGATGCTGGAGAAGCTTTTGCAATGATGATGGCTTCTTTTGTTGCTCTTGTTGAG TCAACGGGTGGGTTCATAGCTGTCTCAAGATATGCAAGTGCAACAATGTTGCCACCTTCTATTCTCAGCCGTGGTATTGGCTGGCAG ggagttgctattcttatATCAGGGTTGTTTGGTACTGGTGCTGGCTCCTCTGTCTCTAT AGAAAATGCTGGACTATTGGCTCTGACAAGAGTTGGTAGTAGAAGGGTTGTACAGATAGCTGCAGGCTTCATGATCTTCTTCTCTATTCTCG GAAAATTTGGAGCTGTGTTTGCGTCAATCCCTGCACCAATCATTGCTGCTTTGTACTGTCTCTTCTTTGCCTACGTAGGAGCTGGAGGTTTGAGTTTTCTTCAGTTCTGCAACTTGAACAGCTTCAGGACCAAGTTCATCTTAGGCTTCTCTGTCTTTCTCGGTTTGTCAATCCCTCAGTACTTCAATGAGTACACTGCTATCAAAGGCTATGGTCCGGTCCACACAGGCGCTCGCTGGTTCAATGATATGGTGAATGTGCCGTTCTCTTCAGAGCCTTTTGTTGCTGGCGCGGTAGCCTTCTTCTTGGACAACACGTTGCATAAGAAAGATTCTTCGATAAGGAAAGATAGAGGGAAGCATTGGTGGGATAAGTTTAGATCTTTCAGAGGTgatacaaggagtgaagagtTCTACTCTCTTCCTTTTAATCTCAACAAGTATTTTCCTTCTGTGTAA
- the LOC106425966 gene encoding vitellogenin-A2 — protein sequence MISDSITNASAIASSNARDFAKKKKKNNKTAKMKQSKLGLRREQWLSQVAVTNKEERSDHRVNNPVENVDENLRHERFMESPSSSSMGGTDISTNFSGRSSRTSSSSSRSSVDITEEDNVDDDDGCVDDWEALADASEEEEERLIHESVKKQENVAHSASSNRAWRRDDDHRPQALPNLAKQISFPELDKRFSAASTPSSCPICYEDLDSTDASFFPCPCGFKLCLFCHKTIYDGDGRCPGCRKAYERNAMTTETSFQGGCVTVRLTRSSSMFCRS from the exons ATGATTTCAGATTCGATCACCAACGCTTCTGCTATTGCATCCTCTAACGCGAGAGATTTcgctaagaagaagaagaag AACAATAAGACGGCGAAGATGAAGCAGAGCAAGCTCGGTCTCCGCCGTGAGCAATGGCTTTCTCAAG TCGCTGTGACCAATAAGGAGGAGAGGAGTGATCATAGAGTTAATAACCCTGTGGAGAATGTAGATGAGAATCTTCGTCATGAGAGGTTTATGGAGTCACCTTCAAGCAGCTCCATGGGAGGGACAGATATAAGCACTAACTTCAGTGGGAGAAGCAGCAGgactagtagtagtagtagcagAAGCTCTGTTGACATAACAGAAGAGGAcaatgtagatgatgatgaCGGGTGTGTAGATGATTGGGAAGCTCTTGCTGATGCatcagaggaggaggaggagagactCATCCATGAGTCAGTCAAGAAGCAAGAGAATGTTGCACATTCAGCTTCTAGTAACCGAGCTTGGAGGCGAGATGATGACCATCGTCCTCAGGCTTTACCCAATCTTGCCAAGCAGATTAGTTTTCCGGAGCTGGACAAGCGTTTCAGCGCTGCTTCGACACCCTCTTCGTGTCCCATCTGCTACGAAGACTTGGACTCGACGGATGCGAGTTTCTTCCCATGCCCTTGCGGGTTTAAACTCTGTCTCTTCTGCCACAAGACGATTTACGACGGAGACGGGCGGTGTCCTGGATGCAGGAAGGCGTATGAGCGGAATGCGATGACAACTGAGACTAGTTTTCAAGGTGGCTGTGTAACAGTTCGGTTGACTCGTTCCTCTAGCATGTTTTGCAGGTCTTGA
- the LOC125601715 gene encoding rac-like GTP-binding protein ARAC10 isoform X2 → MASSASKFIKCVTVGDGAVGKTCMLICYTSNKFPTDYIPTVFDNFSANVVVEGTTVNLGLWDTAGQEDYNRLRPLSYRGADVFVLSFSLVSRASYENVFKKWIPELQHFAPGVPLVLVGTKLGKKLSNILPNIQIYLHMILTTFYLDLREDRHYLADHPGLSPVTTAQGEELRKLIGATYYIECSSKTQQNVKAVFDSAIKEVIKPVVKQKEKTKKKKKQKSTHGCLSILCGRMVTRH, encoded by the exons ATGGCTTCAAGTGCTTCAAAGTTCATAAAATGCGTGACTGTTGGAGATGGCGCCGTTGGTAAAACCTGTATGCTCATCTGCTACACCAGCAACAAATTCCCTACT GACTACATACCAACAGTTTTCGACAACTTTAGTGCAAACGTTGTAGTTGAAGGCACCACTGTTAATCTAGGACTATGGGACACTGCTG GGCAAGAAGACTATAATAGATTAAGGCCTTTAAGTTACAGAGGAGCAGATGTTTTCGTCTTGTCTTTCTCATTGGTCAGCCGAGCTAGCTACGAGAATGTCTTTAAAAAG TGGATCCCTGAACTCCAGCACTTTGCCCCAGGTGTTCCATTAGTCCTTGTTGGTACCAAATTAGGTAAGAAACTGAGTAACATTTTACCAAACATTCAGATATATTTACATATGATTCTTACAACATTTTACTTAGATCTCCGCGAAGATAGGCACTATTTGGCTGACCATCCTGGACTATCTCCTGTAACCACTGCACAG GGAGAGGAACTGCGTAAGCTAATTGGCGCTACATATTACATTGAATGCAGCTCAAAAACTCAACAG AACGTGAAAGCAGTTTTTGATTCTGCAATCAAGGAAGTGATCAAACCTGTGGTTAAACAAAAGGAGAAGactaagaaaaagaagaagcaaaagtcAACACATGGGTGTTTATC CATTCTGTGTGGGAGGATGGTGACTCGgcattga
- the LOC125601713 gene encoding uncharacterized protein LOC125601713: MKNIIVKANAGALTNFEVLDLLNSRGASKDTTRVIASETVSRSEYKVYDYLMETAASTQTRDSVTKFSDKCKGFKLAKAEILNIINLRPSSDVELTPILEKPDEREIDIEGILALVQELLPPLPTVEAHKENEQEETEDGEQPNMETSV, encoded by the exons ATGAAGAACATAAT AGTGAAGGCAAACGCAGGTGCGCTTACAAACTTCGAGGTGCTTGATTTGCTTAACTCAAGAGGTGCATCAAAGGATACTACAAGAGTTATAGCTTCAGAAACAGTTTCTAGATCAGAGTACAAGGTCTATGATTATTTGATGGAGACTGCTGCTTCCACTCAAACGCGAGATAGCGTTACCAAGTTCTCAGACAAGTGCAAAGGTTTCAAACTCGCCAAAGCTGAGATTCTCAACATCATCAACCTCAGACCGTCTTCTGATGTCGAATTGACGCCG ATCTTAGAGAAGCCTGATGAACGAGAAATCGACATAGAGGGGATACTAGCGCTAGTGCAGGAGTTGCTACCGCCTCTTCCTACTGTGGAAGCTCATAAAGAAAACGAGCAAGAGGAAACAGAGGACGGTGAACAACCTAACATGGAAACTTCAGTTTGA
- the LOC125601712 gene encoding uncharacterized protein LOC125601712, producing MRRLQVPHQMRKLKKALFDINPEKAPGPDGMTSLFYQTFWGITAGEIFRTVKDFFSSETLDARLNQTNICLIPKTDRPCEMTEFRPISLCNVSYKIVSKILSNRLKRFLPTLISETQSAFVAKRLITDNILVAQEVVHALRTNQSCKTKFVAIKTDMSKAYDRVEWTFLEALMRKLGFCERWISWIHVCISSVSYNVLINGEPKGNIIPTRGIRQGDPLSPFLFIILTEALISQIHGAEREGRLTGLKIARDSPPVSHLLFADDSLFFCKAEPQQCRELMKIISEYGRASGQQLNAAKSSVFFGSKVPTELKTEIKEALGISREGGMGIYLGLPEKICGSKRQVFAFIQERLLERLNSWSAKLLSKGGKEVLIKSVAQALPSYVMSCFLLPQDIIKKMSSAIARFWWSTKQNNGGLHWIAWNKICVPKNKGGLGFRDLKNFNIALLAKQLWRLVQYPTSLLAKVLKGRYYRNTNPIDVEKASSPSYVWRSLMAAKPLLKSGLRKAIGSGYNTRVWDESWLPTSPPRPPTGVNPIQKPNLLVHELIDRNSKNWNLDLLKTLIAPEDIPLICSLRISKAFRVDSYCWVHTKSGMYSVKTGYDEMCRLTEELPTDYCSEPSISGLIQQVWASKTVPKIKHFMWQALTNCVPVCSRLADRHCHPDRTCPRCGQHEETINHMLFECHMATHTWSLAALSTIPGEFPSSSIYGNFDFLLNRIHKRHSTEECKARIPWILWFLWKARNEKVFSNKDISPLEVLQSAASETTSWCVAQIIPEAPEVNVSSMIPEPQFTPSRRPFCRIDASWKEDDARYGGGFVMENEDGSTMFGSIASNCVLSPLHAEFATLLWAMKSSLSLGHVSMAFESDCLQLVRLIEEEEEWPSLMAEFDEFLNLRSMFQYCSISFVSRLKNIRADCLAKGARSRGFCFSHVLPEVPTWLVLDTTWLESS from the coding sequence ATGAGACGCTTACAAGTGCCCCATCAGATGCGGAAATTAAAAAAAGCTCTGTTCGATATCAACCCGGAGAAGGCACCTGGCCCTGATGGGATGACGAGCTTGTTCTATCAAACATTCTGGGGAATCACCGCAGGGGAGATCTTCCGTACGGTGAAAGACTTCTTCTCGTCAGAGACACTCGATGCGCGACTGAACCAAACAAACATCTGCCTTATCCCAAAGACAGATAGACCATGCGAGATGACGGAGTTTCGTCCCATAAGCTTGTGTAACGTAAGCTATAAAATCGTGTCGAAGATCCTCAGTAATCGACTTAAGCGATTCCTCCCGACTTTGATTTCGGAGACCCAATCGGCCTTTGTGGCTAAGCGACTCATCACAGATAATATCCTAGTCGCCCAAGAAGTGGTCCATGCTCTACGGACTAACCAAAGCTGCAAGACTAAATTTGTCGCCATCAAAACCGATATGAGTAAAGCCTATGATAGGGTGGAATGGACATTCTTAGAAGCACTTATGCGCAAACTGGGATTTTGTGAGCGATGGATCTCCTGGATACATGTTTGCATTTCTTCAGTATCATACAATGTACTCATCAATGGAGAGCCAAAAGGTAACATAATCCCAACCAGAGGTATCCGACAGGGTGACCCATTATCTCCATTCCTGTTCATTATCCTGACAGAGGCGCTTATATCCCAAATACATGGAGCAGAAAGAGAGGGCAGACTCACCGGCCTAAAAATCGCGAGAGACAGCCCTCCTGTCTCGCATCTCCTGTTTGCCGATGACAGCCTCTTCTTCTGTAAAGCAGAACCTCAACAATGCCGGGAACTCATGAAGATCATTAGTGAATACGGGAGAGCATCAGGACAACAGTTGAACGCCGCCAAATCTTCTGTTTTCTTCGGCAGCAAGGTCCCAACGGAACTCAAAACTGAAATAAAAGAAGCTCTGGGTATATCTCGCGAGGGAGGGATGGGCATCTATCTGGGACTACCGGAGAAGATATGTGGATCCAAGAGACAAGTATTTGCTTTTATACAGGAACGCCTTTTGGAGCGTCTGAACTCTTGGTCTGCGAAACTTCTTTCAAAAGGCGGAAAGGAGGTTTTGATCAAATCGGTGGCACAGGCACTTCCCTCCTATGTTATGTCATGTTTCCTACTTCCTCaagacattattaaaaaaatgtctAGTGCCATCGCAAGGTTCTGGTGGAGTACCAAGCAAAATAATGGCGGCCTACACTGGATCGCATGGAATAAAATCTGCGTACCGAAGAACAAGGGAGGCTTGGGATTTCGAGATTTAAAGAATTTCAACATTGCCCTGCTGGCCAAGCAACTGTGGCGCCTTGTACAATACCCGACGTCCCTATTGGCTAAAGTCCTGAAAGGAAGATATTATCGCAATACAAATCCGATTGATGTCGAGAAAGCAAGTTCACCATCTTACGTATGGCGCAGTTTGATGGCAGCAAAACCCCTCCTGAAGTCGGGACTGAGAAAGGCAATAGGCTCTGGCTATAATACTAGAGTCTGGGACGAGTCATGGCTCCCCACAAGCCCCCCACGTCCGCCTACTGGGGTAAACCCGATCCAAAAACCAAATTTACTCGTCCATGAGCTTATCGATCGAAACTCCAAGAATTGGAACTTGGATCTGTTGAAAACTTTGATCGCCCCAGAAGATATCCCATTGATATGTAGCCTGCGGATTAGTAAAGCCTTCAGGGTAGATAGCTACTGCTGGGTTCATACGAAATCCGGAATGTACTCCGTCAAAACTGGATATGATGAGATGTGTAGACTGACAGAGGAACTTCCTACTGATTATTGCTCAGAACCGAGCATTTCTGGCTTAATTCAACAGGTGTGGGCGAGTAAAACTGTGCCAAAAATAAAACACTTCATGTGGCAGGCCCTGACTAATTGTGTTCCCGTCTGCAGTCGTTTGGCTGACCGGCACTGTCATCCTGATCGGACATGTCCAAGATGCGGGCAACATGAAGAGACTATAAACCATATGCTATTTGAATGTCATATGGCCACCCATACCTGGTCCCTTGCGGCACTATCCACCATTCCGGGAGAGTTCCCGAGCTCCTCCATATACGGAAACTTTGACTTCCTACTCAACAGGATCCACAAACGACATAGCACAGAGGAGTGCAAAGCTCGGATCCCTTGGATCCTCTGGTTCCTATGGAAAGCTCGAAATGAGAAGGTCTTTAGTAACAAGGATATCTCGCCATTGGAGGTGCTGCAGTCTGCAGCTTCAGAAACGACTAGCTGGTGTGTGGCGCAAATTATCCCGGAAGCACCAGAGGTGAATGTAAGCTCGATGATCCCGGAGCCGCAATTTACACCTTCACGGAGGCCTTTTTGCAGGATAGACGCATCATGGAAGGAAGATGACGCCCGCTACGGTGGTGGGTTCGTGATGGAGAATGAAGATGGGAGCACAATGTTCGGTTCAATTGCTAGTAACTGTGTGTTGTCTCCCCTACATGCAGAGTTCGCAACTTTGCTGTGGGCTATGAAGTCTTCGCTATCTCTCGGTCACGTCTCGATGGCTTTTGAATCAGACTGCTTGCAGCTGGTTAGGCtgattgaggaagaagaagaatggccAAGTCTTATGGCAGAGTTTGATGAGTTTCTTAATCTACGTTCTATGTTCCAATATTGCTCCATCTCTTTTGTTTCACGTTTAAAGAACATCCGAGCCGATTGCCTTGCGAAAGGTGCTCGGTCTCGCGGCTTTTGTTTTTCCCATGTACTTCCTGAGGTCCCAACTTGGCTGGTGCTCGACACCACTTGGTTGGAATCATCGTAA